One Rhodospirillaceae bacterium genomic region harbors:
- a CDS encoding 50S ribosomal protein L16 — protein MLSPKRTKYRKQHKGRVHGLAKGGTALNFGAFGLKAVTPGRVNAREIEAARRAVTRHMKRAGRLWIRIFPDVPVSKKPTEVRMGKGKGTPEYWMARVHPGRIIFEVDGVPVEIARRALELGASKLSVRTRFISRIEGV, from the coding sequence ATGTTGAGCCCAAAACGCACAAAATACCGCAAGCAGCACAAAGGCCGGGTCCATGGCCTGGCAAAAGGCGGCACGGCTCTGAATTTCGGAGCGTTTGGCCTAAAGGCGGTTACGCCTGGGCGGGTCAACGCGCGCGAGATCGAGGCCGCCAGGCGTGCGGTCACGCGTCACATGAAGCGTGCCGGGCGTCTCTGGATTCGCATCTTTCCAGATGTGCCGGTTTCGAAAAAGCCGACGGAAGTACGGATGGGTAAGGGGAAGGGCACGCCGGAATATTGGATGGCCCGTGTTCATCCAGGGCGGATTATTTTTGAAGTGGACGGCGTCCCTGTGGAGATTGCCCGCCGGGCTCTTGAGCTTGGCGCGTCGAAGCTTTCCGTTCGCACCCGGTTTATTAGCCGGATCGAGGGAGTATAG
- a CDS encoding 30S ribosomal protein S3 has translation MGQKVNPIGFRLGINRTWDSRWYAEKGYGDLLHEDLKIRRFLEKRLSQAGLSKVVIERPAKKARISIHTARPGVVIGKRGSDIEKLQADLAKMTNGEVHINIIEIRKPELDAQLVADNIAQQLERRVAFRRTMKRSVQSAMRLGAKGIRINCAGRLGGAEIARTEWYREGQVPLHTLRADVDYATSTAFTTYGTCGIKVWIYKGEILERDPMAQDKRLAEQQPGHKH, from the coding sequence ATGGGGCAAAAAGTAAATCCGATCGGGTTTCGGCTCGGCATTAATCGGACATGGGATTCGCGCTGGTATGCCGAAAAGGGCTATGGTGATCTTCTTCATGAAGATCTGAAAATTCGCCGGTTCCTGGAAAAACGTCTATCCCAGGCGGGCCTCAGCAAGGTCGTGATTGAACGTCCGGCCAAGAAGGCGCGGATTTCGATCCATACGGCGCGGCCTGGCGTCGTGATCGGAAAGCGCGGTTCCGACATCGAAAAGTTGCAGGCGGATCTTGCAAAAATGACGAATGGCGAGGTTCACATCAACATTATCGAGATTCGCAAGCCGGAACTGGACGCGCAGCTTGTGGCCGACAACATTGCCCAGCAGTTGGAGCGCCGCGTTGCCTTTCGTCGGACAATGAAGCGGTCCGTGCAATCGGCCATGCGCTTGGGTGCGAAGGGGATTCGGATCAATTGCGCGGGTCGCCTTGGCGGTGCTGAGATCGCGCGCACGGAATGGTACCGAGAGGGACAGGTGCCATTGCATACGCTGCGCGCCGATGTGGATTATGCGACGTCGACCGCCTTTACGACCTATGGCACCTGTGGAATCAAGGTGTGGATTTACAAGGGTGAAATTCTGGAACGCGACCCCATGGCGCAGGACAAGCGTCTGGCGGAGCAACAGCCCGGCCACAAGCATTAA
- a CDS encoding 50S ribosomal protein L22, with protein MGKKAAPRALAETEAKAIARKLRTSPQKLNLVAATIRGKSAASALAILSFSKRRIAGAVRKAVQSAIANAENNHQLDVDRLYVAEASVGKGMVMKRWRARARGRAATIKKPFSHLTIIVRERGE; from the coding sequence ATGGGCAAGAAAGCTGCTCCACGGGCATTGGCTGAAACCGAGGCGAAAGCGATCGCCCGGAAACTACGGACGAGTCCGCAGAAACTGAATCTTGTTGCGGCAACCATCCGCGGCAAAAGTGCGGCGTCTGCGCTGGCCATCCTTTCTTTCTCTAAACGGCGCATTGCGGGCGCTGTGCGCAAGGCGGTGCAGTCGGCGATTGCAAATGCTGAAAACAACCACCAGCTTGATGTTGACCGGCTGTACGTTGCAGAGGCGAGCGTCGGGAAGGGCATGGTCATGAAGCGCTGGCGCGCGCGTGCGCGCGGTCGCGCCGCAACTATCAAAAAGCCATTTAGCCACCTTACGATTATCGTACGTGAGCGCGGGGAGTAA
- a CDS encoding 30S ribosomal protein S19 yields MARSVWKGPFVDGYLLKKAEIARASSRNDVIKTWSRRSTILPQFVSLTFGVYNGHKFIPVLVTEDMIGHKFGEFSPTRTFRGHIADKKAKRV; encoded by the coding sequence GTGGCACGTTCAGTTTGGAAAGGCCCTTTCGTAGACGGGTATCTGCTGAAAAAGGCAGAAATCGCGCGTGCGTCCAGTCGCAATGACGTGATCAAGACGTGGTCGCGCCGTTCGACGATTCTGCCGCAGTTTGTGAGCCTGACCTTTGGCGTTTACAACGGTCATAAATTTATTCCGGTGTTGGTTACGGAAGATATGATCGGTCATAAATTTGGTGAATTTTCCCCGACGCGGACCTTCCGTGGTCACATCGCGGACAAGAAGGCAAAGCGAGTTTAG
- a CDS encoding 50S ribosomal protein L2, whose amino-acid sequence MALKTFRPTTPSQRQLVITDRSNLWKGKPVKKLTEGLSEKGGRNNHGRVTCRHRGGGHKQRYRIIDFKRRKFDMPAVIERIEYDPNRSAFIALLRYEDDELSYIIAPQRVKVGDKILAGENVDIVPGNALPLKNIPVGTIIHNIEMKPGKGAQIARAAGAYAQLVGKDAGKALLRLASGEVRMVRAEGMATIGAVSNPDQKNIKYGKAGRKRWLGKRPSVRGVAMNPIDHPHGGGEGRTSGGRHPVTPWGKSTKGMKTRSNKSTDSMILRRRHKKK is encoded by the coding sequence ATGGCGTTGAAAACATTCAGGCCGACGACGCCTTCTCAGCGGCAGCTCGTCATTACGGATCGCTCGAATTTGTGGAAGGGCAAGCCGGTCAAGAAGCTTACGGAAGGCCTTTCGGAGAAGGGCGGTCGTAACAATCATGGGCGGGTGACGTGCCGGCATCGGGGCGGTGGCCATAAGCAGCGCTACCGGATTATTGATTTCAAGCGCCGCAAATTTGATATGCCGGCGGTCATTGAGCGGATCGAATACGACCCGAACCGAAGTGCTTTTATTGCGCTTTTGCGTTACGAAGATGATGAATTGTCCTACATTATCGCGCCGCAGCGGGTGAAGGTTGGTGACAAGATTCTTGCCGGTGAAAACGTGGACATCGTGCCGGGAAACGCATTGCCTCTGAAGAACATTCCCGTGGGTACGATTATCCACAACATTGAAATGAAGCCGGGAAAGGGTGCGCAGATTGCGCGTGCGGCGGGCGCTTATGCGCAGCTTGTTGGCAAAGACGCAGGGAAGGCGTTGCTTCGCCTGGCCTCCGGCGAGGTGCGGATGGTTCGCGCCGAGGGCATGGCGACAATCGGCGCCGTTTCGAACCCGGATCAGAAAAACATCAAATACGGCAAGGCGGGCCGGAAACGCTGGTTAGGCAAGCGCCCGTCGGTTCGTGGTGTGGCGATGAACCCGATCGATCATCCCCATGGCGGCGGTGAGGGACGGACATCCGGTGGCCGACATCCCGTTACTCCTTGGGGAAAATCGACAAAGGGTATGAAGACGCGCAGCAACAAGTCGACGGATTCGATGATTCTTCGCCGCCGACACAAGAAGAAGTAA
- a CDS encoding 50S ribosomal protein L23 translates to MYNILLSPVITEKATLGSEHRQVTFRVALSATKPEIKEAVEKLFDVKVLAVNTLRQKGKVKQFKGQLGRRVDYKKAMVTLAEGHTLDVTTGI, encoded by the coding sequence ATGTACAACATCCTGCTTTCGCCGGTGATTACGGAGAAGGCAACCCTTGGTTCCGAGCACCGCCAGGTCACGTTCCGCGTGGCTCTGTCTGCGACGAAGCCGGAAATCAAGGAGGCGGTGGAAAAATTGTTTGATGTCAAAGTGTTGGCTGTAAACACCCTGCGTCAAAAAGGCAAAGTTAAACAGTTTAAGGGCCAGTTGGGACGGCGCGTTGATTATAAAAAAGCGATGGTGACCCTTGCCGAGGGCCACACGCTTGACGTTACGACGGGGATCTAA
- a CDS encoding 50S ribosomal protein L4, giving the protein MKCKIINLDAKDVGEIDLADEIFSIPPRPDILQRMVTWQLAKRRAGTHKTKGISDVRGTGRKPWAQKGGGRARAGSLRSPQFRGGAVIFGPTPRSHAFQLPKKVRRLALKAALSAKQAAGKIVILDSTKLSSVKTQELKARFGKLGWSSVLVIDGQEVDANFGRAAHNLPGVDVLPQQGTNVYDILRRDLLVLTKDAIAYLEARLK; this is encoded by the coding sequence ATGAAGTGCAAAATTATAAATTTGGATGCGAAAGATGTCGGCGAGATAGACCTTGCAGACGAAATATTTTCCATTCCGCCGCGACCGGATATTTTGCAGCGCATGGTTACCTGGCAGTTGGCAAAGCGCCGCGCTGGCACCCATAAGACAAAGGGCATCAGCGATGTTCGGGGGACGGGCCGCAAGCCTTGGGCGCAAAAAGGCGGCGGTCGGGCGCGGGCGGGTTCTCTCCGTTCGCCGCAGTTTCGTGGTGGTGCTGTGATTTTTGGCCCAACCCCGCGTTCCCACGCGTTTCAGCTGCCGAAAAAAGTACGCAGGCTTGCTCTGAAGGCGGCGCTTTCTGCAAAGCAGGCCGCAGGCAAGATTGTGATTCTCGATTCCACAAAATTAAGCAGCGTCAAGACACAAGAGCTGAAGGCGCGCTTTGGCAAGCTTGGCTGGTCCTCGGTGCTGGTCATCGATGGCCAGGAGGTGGATGCGAATTTCGGGCGGGCGGCACATAATTTGCCGGGTGTCGATGTTCTGCCTCAGCAAGGCACAAACGTTTACGACATTCTTCGTCGCGACCTGCTTGTCTTGACGAAAGACGCAATTGCGTACCTGGAGGCGCGTCTGAAATGA
- a CDS encoding 50S ribosomal protein L3, translated as MRTGLLAEKLGMTRLLTEGGEHIPVTVLKVDRCEVIATKTKERDGYSAVQIGIGKAKVKNVTKAVRGHYAKAKVEPKRKLAEFRVSADALLEIGVEITVDHFVSGQYVDVSGTSIGKGFAGAMKRHNFSGLEASHGISVSHRSHGSTGQCQDPGRVFKGKKMAGHMGAERVTTQNLRIVSTDVAAGLLFVRGAVPGSQGGYVMIRDAVKKARPEAAPFPAALRGAGNAEVSETDVAAEPAGEDVSEASKSPEESGKKE; from the coding sequence ATGCGAACGGGCCTTCTTGCAGAAAAACTCGGCATGACCCGCCTTTTGACGGAAGGGGGTGAGCACATCCCTGTTACCGTTCTGAAGGTGGACAGGTGTGAGGTGATCGCCACAAAAACCAAGGAAAGGGACGGCTATTCAGCCGTGCAGATTGGGATTGGAAAGGCGAAGGTAAAGAACGTCACGAAGGCGGTTCGTGGACATTATGCGAAGGCGAAGGTTGAGCCGAAGCGTAAGCTTGCTGAATTTCGGGTAAGTGCGGATGCGCTTTTGGAAATTGGTGTCGAGATTACTGTTGATCATTTTGTCTCGGGGCAATATGTCGATGTTAGCGGCACGTCGATCGGTAAGGGATTCGCTGGCGCTATGAAACGTCATAATTTTAGTGGCCTCGAGGCCAGTCACGGCATTTCGGTTTCTCATCGTTCCCATGGTTCGACGGGCCAATGCCAAGACCCGGGGCGGGTTTTCAAGGGCAAGAAGATGGCGGGTCACATGGGTGCCGAGCGGGTGACGACGCAGAACCTAAGAATCGTATCGACGGATGTGGCGGCTGGCCTTCTTTTCGTGCGCGGTGCCGTGCCGGGGTCGCAAGGGGGGTACGTGATGATCCGCGATGCCGTGAAGAAGGCGCGCCCTGAGGCAGCACCTTTTCCGGCGGCTCTTCGCGGGGCAGGCAACGCCGAGGTGAGTGAAACGGACGTCGCAGCCGAGCCCGCGGGCGAGGATGTTTCGGAAGCGAGTAAATCCCCGGAAGAATCCGGGAAGAAGGAATAG
- the tuf gene encoding elongation factor Tu, which translates to MAKEKFERTKPHCNVGTIGHVDHGKTSLTAAITKVLAESGGAEFTAYDQIDKAPEERARGITIATAHVEYETEKRHYAHVDCPGHADYVKNMITGAAQMDGAILVVSAADGPMPQTREHILLARQVGVPAIVVYLNKVDQVDDAELLELVELEVRELLSSYDYPGDDIPIVKGSALCTLEGKNDAIGKDSILELMXAVDXYIPQPERPKEKPFLMPIEDVFSISGRGTVVTGRIEQGIVHVGDEIEIVGLKDTTTTTVTGVEMFRKLLDTGEAGDNVGCLLRGTKREDVERGQVLAKPGSITPHTKFTCEAYILTKEEGGRHTPFFSNYRPQFYFRTTDVTGSIELPEGTEMVMPGDNVTMTATLIVPIAMDEGLRFAIREGGHTVGAGVVIKVIE; encoded by the coding sequence ATGGCGAAAGAAAAGTTTGAGCGGACGAAGCCGCATTGCAACGTAGGCACGATCGGTCACGTTGATCACGGGAAGACGTCGCTGACGGCGGCAATCACGAAGGTTCTTGCGGAATCTGGGGGCGCGGAGTTTACGGCGTATGACCAGATTGACAAGGCGCCTGAGGAACGGGCACGCGGGATCACGATTGCGACGGCGCATGTTGAGTATGAGACGGAGAAGCGTCACTACGCACATGTGGACTGTCCGGGTCATGCGGATTACGTGAAGAACATGATCACGGGCGCGGCGCAGATGGACGGGGCAATTTTGGTTGTTTCGGCGGCGGACGGTCCGATGCCGCAGACTCGGGAGCATATTTTGCTGGCGCGCCAGGTTGGTGTTCCGGCGATCGTGGTTTACCTGAACAAGGTTGACCAGGTGGACGATGCGGAGCTTTTGGAGCTGGTTGAGCTTGAGGTCCGGGAATTGCTTAGTTCCTATGACTATCCCGGCGACGACATCCCGATTGTGAAGGGTTCGGCGCTGTGCACGCTTGAAGGTAAGAACGATGCGATTGGGAAGGATTCGATTCTTGAGCTGATGGMGGCGGTTGACASYTAYATTCCGCAGCCGGAGCGTCCGAAAGAGAAGCCCTTTCTGATGCCGATTGAGGATGTGTTTTCGATTTCGGGCCGTGGCACGGTTGTGACGGGTCGGATTGAGCAGGGCATCGTGCACGTTGGGGACGAGATTGAGATTGTCGGTCTGAAGGATACGACGACGACGACGGTTACGGGCGTCGAGATGTTCCGGAAACTTCTGGACACGGGCGAGGCTGGCGACAATGTGGGCTGCCTTCTTCGCGGCACGAAGCGTGAGGACGTGGAGCGCGGCCAGGTTCTGGCGAAGCCAGGATCGATTACGCCACACACGAAGTTCACCTGCGAGGCCTATATCCTGACGAAGGAAGAAGGCGGTCGTCATACGCCATTTTTCTCGAATTACCGTCCGCAGTTTTACTTCCGTACGACGGATGTGACGGGCTCGATTGAGCTTCCGGAGGGGACGGAGATGGTGATGCCCGGGGATAATGTGACGATGACGGCGACGCTGATTGTGCCGATTGCCATGGACGAGGGTCTGCGCTTTGCCATTCGCGAGGGCGGCCACACCGTTGGTGCCGGGGTCGTCATCAAGGTCATCGAATAG
- the fusA gene encoding elongation factor G, producing the protein MARATPLERYRNIGIMAHIDAGKTTTTERILYYTGRSYKIGEVHDGTAVMDWMEQEQERGITITSAATTCFWKDHRINIIDTPGHVDFTIEVERSLRVLDGAVAVFDSVAGVEPQSETVWRQADKYKVPRICFINKMDRIGADFFRCVDMIVDRLGDVPLVVQLPFGAEAEYVGLIDLLTMKALRWKDETLGAEFVEEEIPENLMAQAEEYRAKLVETVLEQDDAALEAYLDGTEPNIDTLKKCIRKGTINLDFVPVFNGSAFKNKGVQNLLDAVIDYLPAPTEVAAIKGHNLDGEEEIERHNSDDEPFSALAFKIMTDPYVGTLTYIRVYSGVLTNGTHVLNSVKRKKERIGRMLEMHANTREDVQEARAGDIVALVGLKDTTTGDTLCFPENPIVLERMEFPEPVIEVAVEPKTKADQEKMGTALVRLAAEDPSFRVTSDEESGQTIIKGMGELHLEVLVDRMRREFNVDANVGAPQVAYRETLTRAVDTDYTHKKQTGGSGQFARVKIRFEPLEAGSGFVFENAIVRGSVPREYVPGVKKGLETAMQSGVVAGYPFIDFKATLVDGASHDVDSSVLAFEIAARAAFREGMRSAAPKLLEPVMQVEVVTPEEYMGDVIGDLSGRRGQVSGMDARGNARVVLATVPLANMFGYVNSLRSMTQGRAQFTMHFAHYEQVPQTISDEIQAKTA; encoded by the coding sequence ATGGCACGTGCAACTCCTCTCGAACGCTACCGCAATATCGGCATCATGGCCCATATTGACGCCGGTAAGACGACAACGACTGAGCGGATCCTCTATTACACCGGGCGATCTTATAAGATCGGCGAGGTCCATGATGGAACGGCCGTTATGGACTGGATGGAGCAGGAGCAGGAGCGTGGCATTACGATCACCTCTGCGGCAACGACCTGCTTCTGGAAAGACCACCGCATCAACATTATCGACACGCCCGGCCACGTTGATTTCACGATTGAAGTTGAAAGAAGCTTGCGTGTTCTTGATGGAGCCGTCGCCGTTTTTGATAGCGTCGCCGGGGTCGAGCCGCAGTCCGAAACGGTCTGGCGGCAGGCAGATAAATATAAGGTTCCCCGGATTTGCTTTATCAACAAGATGGACCGTATCGGCGCTGATTTTTTCCGCTGCGTTGACATGATCGTCGATCGGCTTGGTGACGTGCCGTTGGTGGTGCAGCTTCCCTTTGGGGCGGAGGCGGAATATGTCGGGCTGATCGATCTGCTGACGATGAAGGCGCTGCGCTGGAAAGACGAAACCCTCGGTGCCGAATTCGTGGAAGAGGAAATCCCGGAAAATCTGATGGCCCAGGCGGAAGAATATCGCGCAAAACTCGTCGAAACCGTCCTTGAGCAGGACGATGCTGCCCTTGAGGCTTATCTTGATGGAACAGAGCCCAATATCGATACGCTGAAAAAATGCATCCGCAAGGGGACCATCAATCTTGATTTCGTGCCGGTATTTAACGGTTCTGCCTTTAAAAACAAGGGGGTGCAGAACCTTCTTGATGCGGTGATTGACTACCTGCCTGCGCCGACGGAAGTCGCGGCCATTAAAGGCCACAATCTGGATGGCGAGGAGGAAATCGAACGCCACAATTCGGATGACGAACCGTTTTCCGCTCTTGCCTTTAAGATCATGACCGACCCTTACGTCGGTACCCTCACCTATATCCGCGTTTATTCGGGCGTTCTTACGAACGGCACCCATGTTCTCAATAGCGTGAAGAGAAAGAAAGAGCGTATTGGGCGTATGCTTGAAATGCATGCAAACACCCGCGAGGATGTGCAGGAAGCAAGGGCCGGGGACATCGTTGCGCTTGTCGGCCTTAAGGATACGACAACAGGTGACACGCTCTGCTTCCCTGAGAATCCGATTGTCCTGGAGCGGATGGAATTCCCGGAGCCGGTTATCGAGGTGGCGGTCGAGCCAAAGACAAAGGCCGATCAAGAGAAAATGGGAACGGCTCTCGTCCGCCTCGCAGCGGAAGATCCGTCCTTTCGGGTCACGTCCGATGAGGAAAGCGGCCAGACGATCATCAAGGGGATGGGCGAACTTCATCTCGAAGTGCTCGTTGATCGCATGCGGCGTGAATTCAATGTGGACGCGAATGTTGGCGCGCCGCAGGTGGCGTATCGGGAAACTCTCACGAGGGCGGTCGATACGGATTACACTCACAAGAAGCAGACGGGCGGCTCCGGCCAGTTTGCCCGCGTCAAAATTCGTTTCGAGCCCCTTGAGGCAGGTTCCGGCTTTGTTTTTGAGAACGCCATCGTTCGCGGTTCTGTTCCAAGGGAATATGTGCCAGGCGTGAAGAAGGGGCTGGAAACGGCCATGCAGTCCGGTGTCGTGGCGGGGTACCCGTTCATTGATTTCAAGGCGACGTTGGTGGATGGCGCTTCCCATGACGTTGATTCAAGTGTGCTGGCTTTCGAGATTGCTGCTCGTGCTGCCTTTCGCGAAGGTATGCGGAGTGCTGCGCCGAAATTGCTGGAGCCGGTCATGCAAGTCGAAGTTGTGACGCCTGAAGAATATATGGGCGACGTTATCGGGGATTTGAGTGGACGCCGTGGACAGGTTAGTGGCATGGATGCCCGGGGTAACGCACGGGTGGTGTTGGCAACGGTTCCGCTCGCAAACATGTTTGGCTACGTGAACTCGTTGCGCTCGATGACGCAAGGTCGTGCGCAGTTCACAATGCATTTTGCTCACTACGAGCAAGTTCCGCAGACAATCTCAGATGAAATTCAGGCAAAAACGGCCTAG
- a CDS encoding 30S ribosomal protein S7, with protein MSRRHAAEHREILPDAKYGDQVVMKFINSLMRAGKKSIAEAIVYGAFDRISERGGKDSLQTFHDALNNVKPSLEVRSRRVGGATYQVPVEVRVERRQALAIRWLIEASRKRNETTMIERLSREILDASENRGTAIKKREDVHRMAEANKAFAHYRW; from the coding sequence ATGTCACGACGTCACGCCGCAGAACACCGCGAGATTTTACCAGACGCAAAATATGGCGATCAGGTGGTGATGAAATTCATCAATTCGCTCATGCGTGCGGGCAAAAAGTCCATTGCAGAAGCAATCGTTTATGGGGCCTTTGACCGTATTTCCGAGCGTGGTGGCAAGGACTCTCTTCAGACATTTCATGATGCGCTCAACAACGTGAAGCCGTCGCTTGAAGTGCGTTCCCGGCGAGTTGGCGGGGCCACCTATCAGGTGCCAGTCGAGGTGCGGGTGGAGCGCCGTCAGGCCCTGGCGATCCGTTGGCTGATCGAAGCTAGCCGCAAGCGCAACGAGACGACAATGATCGAACGGCTTTCAAGGGAGATCCTGGACGCTTCTGAAAATCGCGGGACGGCGATCAAGAAGCGGGAAGACGTGCATCGCATGGCTGAGGCAAACAAGGCCTTTGCGCATTACCGTTGGTAA
- a CDS encoding 30S ribosomal protein S12, with protein MPTINQLVRKSRAAAVVRNKVPALQACPQKRGVCTRVYTTTPKKPNSALRKVARVRLTNGFEVTTYIPGEGHNLQEHSVVLLRGGRVKDLPGVRYHVIRGTLDTQGITDRRQRRSKYGAKRPK; from the coding sequence ATGCCTACGATTAACCAGTTGGTCCGCAAGTCGCGCGCGGCGGCAGTTGTCCGCAACAAAGTGCCGGCGCTGCAGGCGTGCCCGCAAAAACGTGGCGTTTGCACGCGCGTCTACACGACAACGCCAAAGAAGCCGAATTCCGCGCTTCGGAAGGTAGCTCGCGTGCGACTGACAAACGGTTTCGAGGTGACCACCTACATTCCTGGCGAGGGCCATAACCTTCAGGAGCATTCCGTTGTTCTGCTGCGCGGTGGGCGCGTGAAGGATTTGCCTGGTGTGCGCTACCACGTTATTCGCGGCACCCTTGATACCCAGGGCATAACGGATCGTCGTCAGCGCCGTTCGAAATACGGTGCCAAGCGTCCAAAATAG